A segment of the Bos taurus isolate L1 Dominette 01449 registration number 42190680 breed Hereford chromosome 19, ARS-UCD2.0, whole genome shotgun sequence genome:
GGCTCTGCATCCTACAAGCTGACCTTTATGTCCGGGGGCGCCATCGAATTTGGACAGCGGATGTTACAGGTGGCATCTCAAGGTACCGAGGCTCTCAGAATCCGGGGCTGAGGACACGTGGAATGTGTGTGCTATTTTGTTCATTTGGGTTTGTTTCCTTTTAGTTCTGCTTTTTAAGCAGTCAGGAGGTGAATTCCTGGGCCCCGGGCTGCCCAGGGCTGGGAGTTGGGAaggggaaaatgaaagtgttagtcactcagtcctttctgactctttgcaactccctggactgtagcccgccaggctcctctgtctatggaattttccagacaagagtactagagtgggtaaccattgctttctccagcggatcttccgaCCTAGcatcgtaggcagattctttcctgtctcagCCACCAAGGCGATGGGAAGGAAACCTGTAATTAACATCACCGCCCTGTACCCCAAAGGCTGAGGTTCCTTTGCCTGGAGCAGGTATAGGACAATTTGCCAGAGCCATTCTGCCTCCAGGACATTTGGCCTCACAGAAACAAACCCAGCCTTTGTGCTCCTGTGAGGCAACCTGTGAAGTCCCCAAGGGCTGTGTTCCGCAGACCTCCTCACCTTGGCTCCAGGCTCCCCCAGCTCTGTTCTTGCCCCtccctgagcctccttcctcccatccctccctccaccccatgCCCTCCGCCCCATCTCTTCTGCCCCAGCTCTGACCTCTGTCCCCACCCAGACCTCTGGCCCTGTCCCTGCCCGAGGCAGCCTCGAACGAACGGGGAGGGCTGAGGCGCGTGGGACCCTGCAGCTCCCCGCGCCCGAGGCCGGAGACACTCACTTCTCTCTCCCCTTGTACTGTAGCCTCCCGAGGCGAAGCCCCCAGCGGAGCCTATGGTTACTCTTACATGCCCAGTGGGGCCTATGTCTTCCCCCCGCCAGTCGCCAATGGAATGTACCCCTGCCCTCCTGGCTACCCCTACCCACCGCCCCCACCTGGTGAGTGTGTCCTTTGCTGcccaccccgcacccccgccTCCCGCCCCCACCCAAGCCAGGGGGTTGCAGAGGGGAGACTTGTTCTTAGACCTGCTTCAGGACGGATGGAGCAGCTGGAGGGGCCTGGGAGGGCACTAGCCGAGGGGCCAGGGCAGCGCCGCTCACTGGGTCCCGCCCCTCTCGCCGAGCAGAGTTCTATCCGGGACCCCCCATGATGGACGGGGCCATGGGGTACGTGCAGCCCCCGCCGCCGCCCTACCCTGGGCCCATGGAGCCTCCGGTCAGTGGCCCTGATGTCCCCTCCACTTCTGCAGGTGAGCTCAGCCCCTGGGCTGCTCCCCACGGGTGCGCAGAAGCCCCAGATAACACACGACCACTGGCCTAGGGACAGTCCCAGGGGACCAGCCGCGTGGTGGCCGGTGGTGAAGAGAGATcagtagatggcagcccactctctTGTCTTTAGCTGGCCGTGCTCCCTGGGAAAGGTTTCCCTCTGTACCTCAAGTCTTCTCATCCGCAAAATGTGCCAACAGAACCACCTGGGGGTGTCATGGTGAAGATTGGATGGGGGGTTGTACAGGGGGTGTCTCCGTAGTGCCGGAAGCACTCAGGGAAGGTTAACCACTGCTTGATTCATGGAACCGCGTCCTTGGCACCAGCCACCCGAGCACTGGGGGGCCGGGGTTGCAGGGGCGGCTGGAGGCAGCGGGGAGGCCTGTTTTTGGGGCTCATCTAGAGTGTGCGTGTTCTCACAGCTGAAGCCAAGGCCGCGGAAGCAGCTGCCAGCGCCTATTACAACCCGGGCAACCCACACAACGTCTACATGCCCACGGTGAGTGGGGCGGGCACACGCTGGAGGGGGACCCGCAGCCCCAGCTGCTGGTGTTCAGAGGCGGGAGAGACCTCTCCTTGTTCGGACGGTCCTAACGtgatctttcctttcttcctcagaACCAGCCTCCACCACCTCCCTACTACCCCCCCGAAGATAAGAAGACCCAGTAGACCCCGCCACCCCATCCTCCTGCCTCCCCTcgctctctcctcccctccccttgggGCTGAATCGGGGTTGTGGGGCGCAATGGGAGGGCCTTGTCCTTCCTCCAGCTCTGATATAAAACAGTTATCAGGAACTCGCCTCGAGAGAAGGGGGAGCCCCTTGACTCGGGGCGGTGCCTCCCAGTTTCCCACGCAAGCCCGGAGCCCACCGGCTTCCCACGTCGTCCcatggtggggcggggggcgccccccgcccccgtccCCATCCTGCTCTCGTAGCTTCTGCCCATGGAGGGACTCTCTGGCCACCTCCTCCGCCGCAGTCCAGCTCTCTGATTTTGTAGCTGCTTTACCCCCAGCCTCACAAGCCCTGCCCGCGCCCCTGCCCCCTGCCAAGCCCCACTCTCTTTCCGTCTGCCCTCGTTTGTGCTTGGCTGAGGAGGGCCTCCTGCCCACCGACTGTCCACCTGCATTCCATCCCCAGCCGGCCACGCACCTTCACACTAACCTTCCTGTCGCTGCCTCGTCCTGGGTCTTCCTGTCGCCTCCGCTTTCGACGTTTGGGGTTTCCCACCAGCCGCCAGGGGTGGGTGGTCTGAGGGCAGCCATGGCTGGGGGCAGAGCCGTCTGCTGCCTCactgttttttctggaatttgtttCCGTTCACCTCTCCTTTCCCTCTAGAGGGGGCCTCTCGGACTGGAACTGGAGAATGCATATCCACTTGGGGGCTGCCGGGTGGGCTGGGAACAAGACCCCTGGGGCCCGGCCTGGACGTTGACCGTGAGCTCTTGCCAGCCCCTCAGCCTGCCTTCTTCCCTTTAAGCTTCGTACCTGGTTGGCAGTGTGTCCCCTGGATGCACTAACATTTTGCTCTCACTTGGTCCTGGACTGGCTGTGAAGAGAGGAGATGGTTATTTAGAGGATTCCCTATttatttgaccaaaaaaaaaattcagttaataTATTAATGTGAAATAAATCCTGTTTGCACCTTGATTTGTTTGCTGAAAATGTGAACTAGTAAAAATGAAGTGACTGGACCCCTGTCTGGCTCTGTGTGGCGAGGGAGGCGCTCTTGGGAAGGAGAGCTGTCTGGCCTGCAGCCGGGCCAGGAGGGCGGGGAAGGCTCCTGTATGATGGCGTTCCCTCCCATGTGAGAGTCCCTTGTTCACTCGGCCTGTTTGGGCCTAGGATGCAGAGCCTCTCCTGTGTCCATCTCATGGGGGTTGCTCAGCAACAGTGTCCACCCACGGAGTGCCCCAGGGCCCAGCAGCTGCCTGGAGTGGGAGGCCTGGGACACAGGAGCTGGGCTGGATGGGTGTTTGTTCCACGCCCCTGGCTGGCATTGTCACTGCCCTGCCCTGAGGTGCCGGGTGGGTCTAAAGGGCGAGGCAGCCCTGGGGCCCTCCTTGAGAAGAGCCTCTGTGCCTGAGGTGGGAAGGGTGGGAATCGGCCACAGCCCACATCCAGGCCTGCACCCCCAAGGACCCTGACCTGGAGGGAGGTCCTGGATGTGCTGAAGCCCAGCCTAGCCTGAAGCATCGATTTTCCTGTGCCTTCTTGACCAAGTCACCTCCCCAGCCTCTTCCTTCTGGCCAGCCCTGCCCAGCAGCCCCTGGGCCTGGCAAAACCCTCTGCAAGGGCATTTGAAGAGGACGCCCTCCCTGTGGGGGCAGGGCCATGGGGCCGTCCCCGCCTGGCACAGCCTGGTCCCGTCAGCTCGGTGGAATGTCACCTGTGGGGCAGAGCAGGTTGAGCAGTTGGCTGGCCCCAGGGGGAGATGCCTCTCCGGGTCCCCACCCTGTGCcctgcccactccccaccccaactccagGTCTGCAGCCCATTCTGGGGAAGCTGCGGGTGAGGACCGGCCAGGTGAGCCTCCCTCAGTCACCTGGGGGGCTGCTGTTCCCCTGCCCTCACGCCCCTCGCTGGATGGTGCTGGACAATCCCTGGGCCCCCTGTGTGGGAGGCTGCGGCTGGGCAGTCTGCCTCTCCCTGCAGTCCGCCCAGGTTCCTCCCAGCATCCCAGCCAGCCCCAGGGAGGAAGGTGcaggggccaggggccagggagcCAGGGGCCCCCACCCCGAGGTGGTGAAACCCTGACCTGACCCTCCCCCGGGCCTgcccttccttccccctcccctggaACCGGGTGGCAGCCCTGGGCTCTTTGCATAACCCTGCGGCTTCGCTATCTTCCCCCAGGCGAAGGGGAAGGGCTGGGCTGTACACCATGGCTATGCTCTTCTCCCGGCCCCAGCGGCGCCCTCCCCTCATGCGCCAGGCCATCAAGATAAGGCGCCGCGGGGTCAGAGATCTGCAGGATACCCGGCCCCCACGGGCTCAGGAGGTAGGAGGGACCTCAGTGGGCAGCCCAGCAGGCCTGGGTGGGGCTCTGCCGGCTCTGGGTACTGGGCCCCACCTCTTGCGGCTCTACTCCCCTTCCTGGCCCTACCCCAGCCCCGGGCAGAGCCTTTGGGTCAGCGGAACAGTTGTTCTCTGGGCTCCCCAGAGCCTCAGGCCCAGGGTCTGAGCCTCCCTGAGACCCCTCCCTCTGGTGGGCCCCCGCCCACGGCACCTGTCCCTACCCCTGCTGGCCGTCCTGAGCTCCTCCAGTTCCATGGGCTCCATTAGGCAACGAGGATCGCTGCTGTGGACTGGGCTTTGGGGGACCCCCTGAGCAGCCCCCAGGCCCGCTGGGCATGACCCCCAGTCTCCTACCTCGCTGCTGGGCCTCACTTCCGCCGCTGGG
Coding sequences within it:
- the WBP2 gene encoding WW domain-binding protein 2 isoform X1, translated to MALNKNHSEGGGVIVNNTESILMSYDHVELTFSDMRNVPEAFKGTKKGTVYLTPYRVIFLSKARDAMQSFMMPFYLMKDCEIKQPVFGANYIKGTVKAEAGGGWEGSASYKLTFMSGGAIEFGQRMLQVASQEFYPGPPMMDGAMGYVQPPPPPYPGPMEPPVSGPDVPSTSAAEAKAAEAAASAYYNPGNPHNVYMPTNQPPPPPYYPPEDKKTQ
- the WBP2 gene encoding WW domain-binding protein 2, whose amino-acid sequence is MALNKNHSEGGGVIVNNTESILMSYDHVELTFSDMRNVPEAFKGTKKGTVYLTPYRVIFLSKARDAMQSFMMPFYLMKDCEIKQPVFGANYIKGTVKAEAGGGWEGSASYKLTFMSGGAIEFGQRMLQVASQASRGEAPSGAYGYSYMPSGAYVFPPPVANGMYPCPPGYPYPPPPPEFYPGPPMMDGAMGYVQPPPPPYPGPMEPPVSGPDVPSTSAAEAKAAEAAASAYYNPGNPHNVYMPTNQPPPPPYYPPEDKKTQ